One genomic window of Panicum hallii strain FIL2 chromosome 6, PHallii_v3.1, whole genome shotgun sequence includes the following:
- the LOC112896862 gene encoding pentatricopeptide repeat-containing protein At4g16835, mitochondrial-like: MALRPSILTAGRRLNTAAVAAAVRRGDLAGAEEAFASTRVKTTATYNCLLAGYARAPGAGRFADARHLFDRIPHPDAVSYNTLLSCHFANGDVDGARRLFSEMPIRDVTSWNTMVSGLSKNGALEEAKAVFQGMPVRNAVSWNAMVAGLACSGDMAAAEEWFRHAPVKENAVLWTAMVSGYMDEGNVQKAMEFFEAMPVRNLVSWNAMVSGYVKNSRASDALRVFKAMVDNATVQPNASTVSSVLLGCSNLSAVEFGRQIHQWCMKLPLSRSATVGTSLVSMYCKCGNLDDACKLFDDMHTRDVVAWNAMISGYAQHGYGGKAIKLFGKMKDEGVRPDWITFVAVLTACIHTGLCDFGMQCFETMEEVYGIEPRVDHYSCMVDLLCRAGLLERAVSMIRSMPFEPHRSAYGTLLTACRVYKNLEFAEFAAGQRDSGTTGWAVQWARDLVKAGPFNQRRRSTFWVGRASC, from the coding sequence ATGGCCCTGCGGCCTTCTATTCtgaccgccggccgccgcctcaaCACCGCGGCCGTCGCGGCGGCCGTCCGTCGCGGGGACCTCGCCGGCGCCGAGGAGGCCTTTGCGTCGACGCGGGTCAAGACCACGGCCACCTACAACTGCCTCCTCGCGGGGTACGCCAGGGCGCCTGGGGCCGGCCGCTTCGCCGACGCACGCCACCTGTTCGACCGAATTCCGCACCCGGACGCTGTGTCCTACAACACGCTCCTATCCTGCCACTTCGCCAACGGCGACGTAGACGGCGCGCGGAGGCTCTTCTCCGAGATGCCGATCCGGGACGTCACGTCCTGGAACACCATGGTGTCCGGGCTGTCCAAGAACGGTGCTCTGGAGGAGGCCAAAGCCGTGTTCCAGGGCATGCCGGTGAGGAATGCTGTTTCCTGGAATGCGATGGTTGCCGGACTTGCGTGTTCTGGGGACAtggccgcggcggaggagtgGTTCAGGCATGCGCCGGTGAAGGAGAATGCCGTTCTCTGGACCGCCATGGTGTCCGGGTACATGGATGAAGGCAATGTGCAGAAGGCCATGGAGTTCTTCGAGGCAATGCCAGTGAGGAACTTGGTTTCATGGAACGCCATGGTCTCTGGATATGTGAAGAATTCACGTGCCAGTGATGCTCTGAGGGTGTTCAAGGCCATGGTTGACAATGCCACTGTGCAGCCAAACGCTTCAACGGTAAGTAGTGTGCTTCTTGGGTGTAGTAACCTGTCAGCAGTTGAATTTGGGAGGCAGATACACCAGTGGTGTATGAAGTTGCCACTAAGTAGGAGTGCGACTGTGGGCACGTCACTTGTCAGCATGTACTGCAAATGCGGCAACTTGGACGACGCTTGCAAGCTGTTTGATGATATGCACACAAGGGATGTGGTTGCATGGAATGCCATGATTTCTGGTTATGCTCAGCATGGGTATGGAGGGAAAGCTATTAAGTTGTTTGGAAAAATGAAGGATGAAGGAGTGCGGCCAGACTGGATTACTTTTGTGGCTGTATTGACAGCTTGTATCCACACCGGATTGTGTGATTTTGGAATGCAGTGCTTTGAAACAATGGAGGAAGTATATGGAATTGAACCACGGGTTGATCATTACTCATGTATGGTGGATCTTCTCTGCCGAGCTGGTCTCCTTGAGAGAGCTGTCAGCATGATCCGCTCAATGCCCTTTGAACCGCATCGTTCTGCCTATGGCACCCTGTTGACAGCCTGTAGAGTTTATAAGAATTTGGAATTTGCCGAGTTTGCTGCAGGCCAGCGTGATTCCGGCACGACGGGCTGGGCTGTGCAGTGGGCCCGTGATTTAGTTAAGGCCGGCCCGTTTAACCAACGGAGGAGGAGTACGTTCTGGGTGGGGAGAGCGAGCTGCTga
- the LOC112896231 gene encoding factor of DNA methylation 5-like isoform X1 yields the protein MSLLLPRARAVCAIASDGWLLSGGRSAMECSSDESSELSETDIDDYAEKSYLDLKSGKLVARLASDRFRCPFCPGKKKQDYRYNELLQHAVGVGASNRAAKVKANHQALAKLLKEDHADAAGTLPSRQALALSNPPKPVKDQEVFVWPWMGILTNVPVEQTQGGGAILMKQLADFKPLRYTAVYGSNGYTGYGIVLFTKDWIGFKNALAFQNFFKSQRLGKMDWKETKRHGKYVFGWLAKEEDYKSDDPVGVFLSANGDLKTVSDLEQEMSSKTDNLIANLAQQITAKSKYLQELECKCNQMNLSLQRAMEERDLLHKRYNEEMRNMESATREHTQRVFQETDKLRKQLVEKESYIQRRSWQLNELVAQTDMERRKLEEEREKNADENDSLNMARIEQQKADECALKLLEKHKKEKEAAFNKILQLERQVDEKQKLELDIEQLKGKLEVVKHMEGEGVDVKKRSEELTAELNERIEQMEDLEALNQTLVIKERMTNDEIQDAKKELITGLSELLGPRSNIRIKRMGELDEKPFLLACKQRYGDNAEMEAVKLCSLWQEDLKDPNWHPFKIVTTGPTAEQVINDEDEKLVSLKEQLGEDVYKAVTTALLEINEYNASGSYVVSELWNNKENRKASITEAIQHVLKQWKAQKRRR from the exons ATGTCGCTGCTTTTACCACGAGCGCGAGCTGTTTGCGCAATTGCCTCAGATGGCTGGTTGTTATCGGGAGGCAG GTCTGCAATGGAGTGCAGCTCTGACGAGTCATCAGAACTAAGTGAAACAGACATTGATGACTATGCTGAGAAGTCGTACTTGGACCTGAAGTCTGGCAAGCTTGTGGCAAGGCTGGCCAGTGACAGGTTCAGGTGCCCATTCTGTCCAGGAAAGAAGAAGCAGGACTACCGTTACAATGAGCTGCTTCAGCATGCTGTTGGGGTGGGCGCATCCAACCGTGCTGCAAAGGTTAAGGCAAATCACCAGGCTCTGGCCAAACTCCTCAAAGAGGACCATGCTGATGCAGCAGGCACATTGCCATCACGACAGGCTCTTGCGCTGAGTAACCCTCCAAAGCCAGTGAAAGATCAGGAAGTGTTTGTTTGGCCGTGGATGGGTATCCTCACAAATGTTCCGGTCGAACAAACGCAGGGGGGTGGAGCCATACTAATGAAGCAGTTAGCTGATTTCAAACCCTTGAGATATACTGCTGTATATGGTTCAAATGGGTATACTGGTTATGGGATTGTCCTCTTCACCAAGGACTGGATTGGGTTCAAGAATGCCTTAGCATTCCAGAACTTTTTCAAGTCACAACGCTTGGGTAAAATGGACTGGAAGGAGACAAAGCGGCATGGAAAGTATGTGTTTGGATGGCTGGCGAAAGAGGAGGATTACAAATCAGATGATCCAGTTGGTGTGTTCTTATCAGCAAATGGTGATCTGAAAACAGTTTCTGATCTGGAACAGGAGATGTCCAGCAAAACTGACAATCTCATAGCTAATTTGGCACAACAGATTACTGCTAAAAGCAAGTACCTGCAGGAGCTAGAGTGCAAATGTAATCAAATGAATCTCTCCCTTCAAAGAGCCATGGAAGAAAGGGACTTGCTGCACAAGCGTTATAATGAAG AAATGCGAAATATGGAGTCTGCTACCCGAGAACATACACAGAGAGTTTTTCAAGAGACTGATAAGCTGAGAAAACAGTTAGTTGAGAAAGAGAGTTACATCCAAAGGAGATCCTGGCAACTAAATGAATTGGTTGCTCAAACTGACATGGAAAGAAGAAAACTGGAGGAAGAGCGGGAAAAG AATGCTGACGAAAATGATTCCCTCAACATGGCTCGAATTGAGCAACAAAAAGCTGATGAATGTGCGCTAAAGCTCCTTGAGAAACACAAG AAAGAGAAGGAGGCTGCTTTCAACAAAATACTGCAGTTAGAAAGGCAGGTGGATGAAAAGCAAAAGCTGGAGCTAGATATTGAACAACTTAAAGGCAAACTGGAGGTGGTGAAACACATGGAGGGAGAGGGTGTTGATGTGAAGAAACGTTCCGAGGAGCTGACAGCAGAACTGAACGAAAGAATCGAGCAGATGGAAGATCTGGAAGCTCTCAATCAAACTCTTGTTATTAAAGAAAGGATGACAAATGATGAGATTCAAGATGCAAAGAAAGAGCTGATCACG GGTTTGTCAGAATTATTAGGTCCTCGTAGCAACATCAGAATCAAGAGGATGGGTGAACTGGATGAGAAGCCCTTTCTTCTAGCTTGCAAGCAAAGGTATGGAGACAACGCCGAAATGGAAGCAGTTAAACTTTGCTCGTTGTGGCAAGAGGACCTGAAGGACCCTAATTGGCATCCTTTCAAGATAGTGACCACAGGCCCAACGGCAGAG CAAGTCATTAATGACGAGGATGAGAAACTGGTGAGCTTGAAGGAGCAGCTCGGTGAAGACGTGTACAAGGCTGTGACTACAGCATTGCTGGAGATCAATGAGTACAACGCTAGTGGCAGCTACGTGGTATCTGAACTCTGGAACAACAAAGAGAACCGAAAGGCAAGCATAACCGAAGCCATACAGCATGTCCTGAAGCAATGGAAGGCACAGAAGCGTCGAAGATAG
- the LOC112896231 gene encoding factor of DNA methylation 5-like isoform X2 — MAHGRQTWSAMECSSDESSELSETDIDDYAEKSYLDLKSGKLVARLASDRFRCPFCPGKKKQDYRYNELLQHAVGVGASNRAAKVKANHQALAKLLKEDHADAAGTLPSRQALALSNPPKPVKDQEVFVWPWMGILTNVPVEQTQGGGAILMKQLADFKPLRYTAVYGSNGYTGYGIVLFTKDWIGFKNALAFQNFFKSQRLGKMDWKETKRHGKYVFGWLAKEEDYKSDDPVGVFLSANGDLKTVSDLEQEMSSKTDNLIANLAQQITAKSKYLQELECKCNQMNLSLQRAMEERDLLHKRYNEEMRNMESATREHTQRVFQETDKLRKQLVEKESYIQRRSWQLNELVAQTDMERRKLEEEREKNADENDSLNMARIEQQKADECALKLLEKHKKEKEAAFNKILQLERQVDEKQKLELDIEQLKGKLEVVKHMEGEGVDVKKRSEELTAELNERIEQMEDLEALNQTLVIKERMTNDEIQDAKKELITGLSELLGPRSNIRIKRMGELDEKPFLLACKQRYGDNAEMEAVKLCSLWQEDLKDPNWHPFKIVTTGPTAEQVINDEDEKLVSLKEQLGEDVYKAVTTALLEINEYNASGSYVVSELWNNKENRKASITEAIQHVLKQWKAQKRRR, encoded by the exons ATGGCCCACGGTCGCCAGACGTG GTCTGCAATGGAGTGCAGCTCTGACGAGTCATCAGAACTAAGTGAAACAGACATTGATGACTATGCTGAGAAGTCGTACTTGGACCTGAAGTCTGGCAAGCTTGTGGCAAGGCTGGCCAGTGACAGGTTCAGGTGCCCATTCTGTCCAGGAAAGAAGAAGCAGGACTACCGTTACAATGAGCTGCTTCAGCATGCTGTTGGGGTGGGCGCATCCAACCGTGCTGCAAAGGTTAAGGCAAATCACCAGGCTCTGGCCAAACTCCTCAAAGAGGACCATGCTGATGCAGCAGGCACATTGCCATCACGACAGGCTCTTGCGCTGAGTAACCCTCCAAAGCCAGTGAAAGATCAGGAAGTGTTTGTTTGGCCGTGGATGGGTATCCTCACAAATGTTCCGGTCGAACAAACGCAGGGGGGTGGAGCCATACTAATGAAGCAGTTAGCTGATTTCAAACCCTTGAGATATACTGCTGTATATGGTTCAAATGGGTATACTGGTTATGGGATTGTCCTCTTCACCAAGGACTGGATTGGGTTCAAGAATGCCTTAGCATTCCAGAACTTTTTCAAGTCACAACGCTTGGGTAAAATGGACTGGAAGGAGACAAAGCGGCATGGAAAGTATGTGTTTGGATGGCTGGCGAAAGAGGAGGATTACAAATCAGATGATCCAGTTGGTGTGTTCTTATCAGCAAATGGTGATCTGAAAACAGTTTCTGATCTGGAACAGGAGATGTCCAGCAAAACTGACAATCTCATAGCTAATTTGGCACAACAGATTACTGCTAAAAGCAAGTACCTGCAGGAGCTAGAGTGCAAATGTAATCAAATGAATCTCTCCCTTCAAAGAGCCATGGAAGAAAGGGACTTGCTGCACAAGCGTTATAATGAAG AAATGCGAAATATGGAGTCTGCTACCCGAGAACATACACAGAGAGTTTTTCAAGAGACTGATAAGCTGAGAAAACAGTTAGTTGAGAAAGAGAGTTACATCCAAAGGAGATCCTGGCAACTAAATGAATTGGTTGCTCAAACTGACATGGAAAGAAGAAAACTGGAGGAAGAGCGGGAAAAG AATGCTGACGAAAATGATTCCCTCAACATGGCTCGAATTGAGCAACAAAAAGCTGATGAATGTGCGCTAAAGCTCCTTGAGAAACACAAG AAAGAGAAGGAGGCTGCTTTCAACAAAATACTGCAGTTAGAAAGGCAGGTGGATGAAAAGCAAAAGCTGGAGCTAGATATTGAACAACTTAAAGGCAAACTGGAGGTGGTGAAACACATGGAGGGAGAGGGTGTTGATGTGAAGAAACGTTCCGAGGAGCTGACAGCAGAACTGAACGAAAGAATCGAGCAGATGGAAGATCTGGAAGCTCTCAATCAAACTCTTGTTATTAAAGAAAGGATGACAAATGATGAGATTCAAGATGCAAAGAAAGAGCTGATCACG GGTTTGTCAGAATTATTAGGTCCTCGTAGCAACATCAGAATCAAGAGGATGGGTGAACTGGATGAGAAGCCCTTTCTTCTAGCTTGCAAGCAAAGGTATGGAGACAACGCCGAAATGGAAGCAGTTAAACTTTGCTCGTTGTGGCAAGAGGACCTGAAGGACCCTAATTGGCATCCTTTCAAGATAGTGACCACAGGCCCAACGGCAGAG CAAGTCATTAATGACGAGGATGAGAAACTGGTGAGCTTGAAGGAGCAGCTCGGTGAAGACGTGTACAAGGCTGTGACTACAGCATTGCTGGAGATCAATGAGTACAACGCTAGTGGCAGCTACGTGGTATCTGAACTCTGGAACAACAAAGAGAACCGAAAGGCAAGCATAACCGAAGCCATACAGCATGTCCTGAAGCAATGGAAGGCACAGAAGCGTCGAAGATAG
- the LOC112897796 gene encoding general transcription and DNA repair factor IIH subunit TFB1-1-like isoform X2, whose protein sequence is MKLNVDFRSIKGHKFNKVDGNKPALLNLSKDSDKGGGYMFEFDNVGNRDLCRDFVARVLGKHQGVVPPRPTAAPENSVASAGLEQLSAAEVERRVKLLREDSELQKLHKKFVLGNILQESEFWATRKNLLDDQANKASKQRPGFKTAMSDVRPSADGRTNKVTFNLTTEMIHQIFAEKPAVRRAFLDFVPKKLTDKEFWTKYCRAEYLLRTKNTAAATAEAAEDEELAVFLKNDDILAKEAKLKIKQVDPTLDMEADAGDDYIHLPDHGILRDGSKETLDTDSELAKRTLSQDLNRHAAVVLEGIASDVELTDAKSVAEALARSKKEPPSTSVDDSSHERLVKVARMTEIEDLQAPRSVPYAPLCIKDPREYFDSQQANALRSLGGSNDGRKARSCSLSTEEAFHHLTDQISSIKVNKLNYPVIQSDMALKVLNELNEGISRSRRLNLKNPQEGLLGRVPQHTQDELMDHWTAIQELLRHFWSSYPITNAVLYNKVQRVKDAMTQIYQKLQAIKESAQPDVRHEISRLVKPMTQALDAAFSHDLEQQQKSAKAGNKPNGF, encoded by the exons ATGAAGCTCAATGTTGATTTCCGAAGCATTAAAG GTCACAAGTTCAACAAAGTAGATGGTAACAAACCAGCATTATTGAATCTTTCAAAAGATTCTGACAAG GGTGGAGGCTACATGTTTGAGTTTGACAATGTTGGTAACCGTGACCTATGTCGAGACTTTGTAG CTAGGGTTTTAGGCAAACATCAAGGGGTAGTGCCCCCCCGACCAACTGCGGCTCCTGAAAACTCAGTTGCTTCTGCTGGTCTTGAACAGCTCAGTGCTGCTGAAGTGGAACGGCGGGTGAAACTGTTGCGAGAAGACAG TGAATTGCAGAAATTACATAAGAAGTTTGTTCTTGGAAATATTCTGCAAGAATCTGAATTTTGGGCAACAAGAAAG AATTTGCTTGATGATCAAGCAAATAAAGCATCTAAACAAAGGCCAGGCTTCAAGACTGCGATGTCAGATGTTAGGCCATCAGCTGATGGTCGG ACAAACAAGGTTACTTTCAATCTCACAACCGAGATGATACATCAG ATTTTTGCAGAAAAACCTGCTGTTCGTCGAGCATTTTTAGATTTTGTTCCCAAAAAG TTGACAGATAAAGAATTTTGGACAAAATACTGTAGAGCTGAGTATCTGCTTAGGACAAAAAACACTGCGGCAGCAACAGCTGAGGCTGCTGAAGATGAGGAATTAGCTGTCTTCCTGAAGAATGATGATATACTGGCCAAGGAGGCAAAGTTGAAG ATAAAACAAGTTGATCCAACGTTAGACATGGAGGCAGATGCTGGAGATGATTACATCCATCTTCCG GATCATGGGATTCTCCGTGATGGTAGCAAAGAGACACTTGACACTGACAGTGAGTTGGCAAAGAGGACACTGTCTCAGGACCTGAATCGTCATGCAGCTGTTGTTCTTGAAGGGATAGCTTCAG ATGTGGAGCTGACTGATGCAAAGAGTGTAGCGGAAGCCCTTGCAAGGTCCAAGAAGG AACCACCCTCCACTTCTGTTGATGATTCTAGCCATGAGAGACTGGTGAAGGTGGCCAGAATGACGGAGATAGAGGATCTGCAAGCTCCGCGAAGCGTTCCGTATGCACCACTTTGTATAAAG GATCCTAGGGAGTATTTTGATTCCCAACAAGCAAATGCTCTCAGATCGTTAGGTGGCAGCAATGATGGAAGAAAAGCCCGTAGTTGCAGCTTGAGCACTGAAGAAGCGTTCCATCATTTAACGGATCAAATATCTTCTATTAAAGTTAATAAGTTGAACTATCCAGTTATTCAGTCAGATATGGCTCTTAAG GTTCTTAATGAGTTGAACGAAGGGATTTCACGTTCAAGGAGACTTAACCTCAAGAACCCTCAAGAGGGTCTCCTTGGTCGGGTGCCTCAACACACGCAGGACGAGCTTATGGAT CACTGGACGGCTATCCAGGAATTGCTACGCCATTTTTGGTCATCATATCCAATAACAAATGCAGTCCTTTATAATAAG GTTCAAAGAGTTAAAGATGCAATGACACAGATATATCAAAAGCTGCAG GCTATAAAGGAATCAGCGCAGCCTGATGTAAGGCATGAGATATCTCGGCTAGTAAAACCAATGACTCAG GCCTTGGACGCTGCCTTCAGCCATGATCTGGAGCAGCAGCAGAAATCGGCGAAGGCCGGGAACAAACCCAACGGATTTTGA
- the LOC112897796 gene encoding general transcription and DNA repair factor IIH subunit TFB1-1-like isoform X1 translates to MGSMTIGAKYKTTLKDPGTPGVLRMNDDRLTFTPNDPRSAMKLNVDFRSIKGHKFNKVDGNKPALLNLSKDSDKGGGYMFEFDNVGNRDLCRDFVARVLGKHQGVVPPRPTAAPENSVASAGLEQLSAAEVERRVKLLREDSELQKLHKKFVLGNILQESEFWATRKNLLDDQANKASKQRPGFKTAMSDVRPSADGRTNKVTFNLTTEMIHQIFAEKPAVRRAFLDFVPKKLTDKEFWTKYCRAEYLLRTKNTAAATAEAAEDEELAVFLKNDDILAKEAKLKIKQVDPTLDMEADAGDDYIHLPDHGILRDGSKETLDTDSELAKRTLSQDLNRHAAVVLEGIASDVELTDAKSVAEALARSKKEPPSTSVDDSSHERLVKVARMTEIEDLQAPRSVPYAPLCIKDPREYFDSQQANALRSLGGSNDGRKARSCSLSTEEAFHHLTDQISSIKVNKLNYPVIQSDMALKVLNELNEGISRSRRLNLKNPQEGLLGRVPQHTQDELMDHWTAIQELLRHFWSSYPITNAVLYNKVQRVKDAMTQIYQKLQAIKESAQPDVRHEISRLVKPMTQALDAAFSHDLEQQQKSAKAGNKPNGF, encoded by the exons atggggtCGATGACGATCGGCGCCAAGTACAAGACCACGCTCAAGGACCCCGGCACCCCGGGCGTCCTCCGCATG AACGACGATAGGCTCACTTTCACCCCTAATGATCCGCGCTCGGCAATGAAGCTCAATGTTGATTTCCGAAGCATTAAAG GTCACAAGTTCAACAAAGTAGATGGTAACAAACCAGCATTATTGAATCTTTCAAAAGATTCTGACAAG GGTGGAGGCTACATGTTTGAGTTTGACAATGTTGGTAACCGTGACCTATGTCGAGACTTTGTAG CTAGGGTTTTAGGCAAACATCAAGGGGTAGTGCCCCCCCGACCAACTGCGGCTCCTGAAAACTCAGTTGCTTCTGCTGGTCTTGAACAGCTCAGTGCTGCTGAAGTGGAACGGCGGGTGAAACTGTTGCGAGAAGACAG TGAATTGCAGAAATTACATAAGAAGTTTGTTCTTGGAAATATTCTGCAAGAATCTGAATTTTGGGCAACAAGAAAG AATTTGCTTGATGATCAAGCAAATAAAGCATCTAAACAAAGGCCAGGCTTCAAGACTGCGATGTCAGATGTTAGGCCATCAGCTGATGGTCGG ACAAACAAGGTTACTTTCAATCTCACAACCGAGATGATACATCAG ATTTTTGCAGAAAAACCTGCTGTTCGTCGAGCATTTTTAGATTTTGTTCCCAAAAAG TTGACAGATAAAGAATTTTGGACAAAATACTGTAGAGCTGAGTATCTGCTTAGGACAAAAAACACTGCGGCAGCAACAGCTGAGGCTGCTGAAGATGAGGAATTAGCTGTCTTCCTGAAGAATGATGATATACTGGCCAAGGAGGCAAAGTTGAAG ATAAAACAAGTTGATCCAACGTTAGACATGGAGGCAGATGCTGGAGATGATTACATCCATCTTCCG GATCATGGGATTCTCCGTGATGGTAGCAAAGAGACACTTGACACTGACAGTGAGTTGGCAAAGAGGACACTGTCTCAGGACCTGAATCGTCATGCAGCTGTTGTTCTTGAAGGGATAGCTTCAG ATGTGGAGCTGACTGATGCAAAGAGTGTAGCGGAAGCCCTTGCAAGGTCCAAGAAGG AACCACCCTCCACTTCTGTTGATGATTCTAGCCATGAGAGACTGGTGAAGGTGGCCAGAATGACGGAGATAGAGGATCTGCAAGCTCCGCGAAGCGTTCCGTATGCACCACTTTGTATAAAG GATCCTAGGGAGTATTTTGATTCCCAACAAGCAAATGCTCTCAGATCGTTAGGTGGCAGCAATGATGGAAGAAAAGCCCGTAGTTGCAGCTTGAGCACTGAAGAAGCGTTCCATCATTTAACGGATCAAATATCTTCTATTAAAGTTAATAAGTTGAACTATCCAGTTATTCAGTCAGATATGGCTCTTAAG GTTCTTAATGAGTTGAACGAAGGGATTTCACGTTCAAGGAGACTTAACCTCAAGAACCCTCAAGAGGGTCTCCTTGGTCGGGTGCCTCAACACACGCAGGACGAGCTTATGGAT CACTGGACGGCTATCCAGGAATTGCTACGCCATTTTTGGTCATCATATCCAATAACAAATGCAGTCCTTTATAATAAG GTTCAAAGAGTTAAAGATGCAATGACACAGATATATCAAAAGCTGCAG GCTATAAAGGAATCAGCGCAGCCTGATGTAAGGCATGAGATATCTCGGCTAGTAAAACCAATGACTCAG GCCTTGGACGCTGCCTTCAGCCATGATCTGGAGCAGCAGCAGAAATCGGCGAAGGCCGGGAACAAACCCAACGGATTTTGA
- the LOC112896863 gene encoding uncharacterized protein LOC112896863, whose amino-acid sequence MKTEQLDYVLVPLGLAVMAGYHAWLLLRVRRRPSTTVIGVNAINRRIWVRHVMEEPSGKHAVLAVQTIRNNIMASTLLASTAITLSSLIAVLMSSGGGGEGSASAASTDNSGGLLPGAPLVVGATGAPALSAKFFAILVCFLVAFLLNVQSIRYYSHASVLVNVPPGAWRRRRGRAAAVGYATDVLNRGSYFWSLGARAFYFSCPVFLWLFGPIPMLVACVAMVCALYFLDVCKDWAEEGDGGDDDDDDHQCTSDERSSTGQQGKDGEQQV is encoded by the exons ATGAAGACGGAGCAGCTGGACTACGTTCTGGTGCCGCTGGGGCTGGCGGTGATGGCGGGGTACCACGCGTGGCTGCTCCTCCgcgtccgccgccggccgtcgacCACCGTCATCGGCGTCAACGCCATCAACCGCCGCATCTGGGTCCGTCACGTCATGGAG GAGCCGTCCGGGAAGCACGCGGTGCTGGCGGTGCAGACGATCCGCAACAACATCATGGCGTCGACGCTGCTCGCCTCGACGGCCATCACCCTCAGCTCCCTGATCGCCGTCCTCAtgtccagcggcggcggcggcgagggcagcgccagcgccgcctccaccgACAACAGCGGCGGCCTCCTCCCGGGCGCGCCGCTGGTGGTGGGCGCGACGGGCGCGCCGGCGCTGTCGGCCAAGTTCTTCGCGATCCTGGTGTGCTTCCTGGTGGCGTTCCTCCTCAACGTGCAGTCGATCCGGTACTACAGCCACGCGAGCGTGCTCGTGAACGTGCCGCCCGGCgcgtggcgccgccgccgcgggcgcgccgccgccgtcgggtACGCCACGGACGTGCTCAACCGCGGGAGCTACTTCTGGTCGCTGGGCGCGCGGGCCTTCTACTTCTCGTGCCCCGTCTTCCTCTGGCTCTTCGGGCCCATCCCCATGCTCGTGGCCTGCGTCGCCATGGTCTGCGCGCTCTACTTCCTCGACGTGTGCAAGGactgggcggaggagggggacggaggcgacgatgatgacgatgaCCATCAGTGTACTAGCGACGAGAGGTCGTCAACAGGGCAACAAGGGAAGGATGGAGAGCAGCAGGTGTAG
- the LOC112897475 gene encoding factor of DNA methylation 2-like, which produces MRNMESATREHTQRVFQETDKLRKQLVEKESYIQRRSRQLNELVAQTDMERRKLEEEREKNADENDSLNMARIEQQKADECALKLLEKHKKEKEAAFNKILQLERQVDEKQKLELDIEQLKGKLEVLKHMEGEGVDVKKRSEELTAELNERIEQMEDLEALNQTLVIKERMTNDEIQDAKKELITGLSELLGPRSNIRIKRMGELDEKPFLLACKQRYGDNAEMEAVKLCSLWQEDLKDPNWHPFKIVTTGPTAEQVINDEDEKLVSLKEQLGEDVYKAVTTALLEINEYNASGSYVVSELWNNKENRKASITEAIQHVLKQWKAQKRRR; this is translated from the exons ATGCGAAATATGGAGTCTGCTACCCGAGAACATACACAGAGAGTTTTTCAAGAGACTGATAAGCTGAGAAAACAGTTAGTTGAGAAAGAGAGTTACATCCAAAGGAGATCCAGGCAACTAAATGAATTGGTTGCTCAAACTGACATGGAAAGAAGAAAACTGGAGGAAGAGCGGGAAAAG AATGCTGACGAAAATGATTCCCTCAACATGGCTCGAATTGAGCAACAAAAAGCTGATGAATGTGCGCTAAAGCTCCTTGAGAAACACAAG AAAGAGAAGGAGGCTGCTTTCAACAAAATACTGCAGTTAGAAAGGCAGGTGGATGAAAAGCAAAAGCTGGAGCTAGATATTGAACAACTTAAAGGCAAACTGGAAGTGTTGAAACACATGGAGGGAGAGGGTGTTGATGTGAAGAAACGTTCCGAGGAGCTGACAGCAGAACTGAACGAAAGAATCGAGCAGATGGAAGATCTGGAAGCTCTCAATCAAACTCTCGTTATTAAAGAAAGGATGACCAATGATGAGATTCAAGATGCAAAGAAAGAGCTGATCACG GGTTTGTCGGAATTATTAGGTCCTCGTAGCAACATCAGAATCAAGAGGATGGGTGAACTGGATGAGAAGCCCTTTCTTCTAGCTTGCAAGCAAAGGTATGGAGACAACGCCGAAATGGAAGCAGTTAAACTTTGCTCGTTGTGGCAAGAGGACCTGAAGGACCCTAATTGGCATCCTTTCAAGATAGTGACCACAGGCCCAACGGCAGAG CAAGTCATTAATGACGAGGATGAGAAACTGGTGAGCTTGAAGGAGCAGCTCGGTGAAGACGTCTACAAGGCTGTGACTACAGCATTGCTGGAGATCAATGAGTACAACGCTAGTGGCAGCTACGTGGTATCTGAACTCTGGAACAACAAAGAGAACCGAAAGGCAAGCATAACCGAAGCCATACAGCATGTCCTGAAGCAATGGAAGGCACAGAAGCGTCGAAGATAG